From the genome of Ictalurus punctatus breed USDA103 chromosome 28, Coco_2.0, whole genome shotgun sequence, one region includes:
- the spns3 gene encoding protein spinster homolog 3 isoform X3 — protein MLLAPVFGYLGDRYNRKLIMVGGMIAWIVTTLGSSFVTAEYFWVLVLMRALVGTGEASYCTIAPTIIGDLFTGSQRTLMIAFFYIFIPVGSGLGYILGATIATATGDWRWALRLNPILALPGLILLVFLTPNPPRGASETDGEACIEHTSYLEDIKYLLRNRSFVWSTLGVTAMAFVTGALAFWTPTFMSRARVIQGITAPCSEEPCDPSDSFVFGGITVVTGIVGVFIGSLISRQLRDKVANADPLICAVGMLSSAPCLYIAMVLASISIPATYTFIGIGEILLSLNWAILADILLYVVIPTRRATAEALQILTCHLLGDAGSPYLIGIVSDALSKLKPDSADWRFRSLEYSVILCPFIGVLGGLFFLLTALYIKEDRKAAEMLTKGETPDQAEPVTEST, from the exons ATGCTGCTGGCTCCAGTCTTCGGGTACCTTGGAGACCGTTACAACAGAAAACTGATCATGGTGGGCGGGATGATCGCATGGATTGTCACAACACTGGGCAGCTCTTTTGTCACGGCAGAG TATTTCTGGGTGCTGGTCCTCATGCGAGCCTTGGTTGGTACTGGAGAGGCCAGTTACTGCACAATAGCTCCAACCATTATTGGAGACCTGTTCACTGGCTCCCAAAGAACCCTCATGATTGCCTTCTTCTATATCTTCATCCCTGTTGGAAG TGGTCTTGGGTACATTCTGGGAGCCACAATCGCTACTGCTACAGGAGACTGGCGTTGGGCCCTTAGG CTGAACCCAATTCTGGCGCTACCCGGGTTGATACTTCTAGTATTCCTGACCCCCAACCCTCCACGAGGCGCCTCCGAAACAGATGGAGAAGCATGTATAGAGCACACGTCTTACCTAGAGGACATCAAATATCTACTCAGGAA ccGGAGCTTTGTGTGGTCCACTCTGGGAGTGACTGCCATGGCTTTCGTCACAGGTGCATTGGCTTTCTGGACACCCACCTTTATGTCTCGGGCTCGAGTCATCCAGGGCATCACTGCTCCGTGCTCAGAAGAACCATGTGACCCTTCAGACAG TTTTGTCTTTGGGGGAATCACGGTGGTGACGGGTATTGTGGGCGTTTTCATCGGATCCTTAATATCTAGGCAGCTGAGAGACAAAGTGGCCAATGCTGACCCTCTCATCTGTGCTGTGGGAATGCTCAGTTCTGCTCCTTGCTTGTACATCGCCATGGTCCTGGCATCCATCAGCATTCCTGCCACATAT ACGTTTATTGGTATTGGAGAAATCCTACTTTCTCTGAACTGGGCCATTCTAGCTGACATCTTACTG tATGTTGTTATACCAACCCGAAGGGCAACAGCGGAAGCTTTACAGATTTTAACATGTCACCTACTTGGTGATGCAGGAAGTCCATATCTTATTGGCATA GTCTCAGATGCTCTGAGTAAGCTTAAACCCGACTCTGCTGACTGGAGGTTCCGCAGTCTAGAGTACAGCGTCATCCTGTGCCCTTTCATCGGTGTTCTGGGAGGCCTTTTCTTCCTCCTGACTGCCCTATATATCAAAGAGGACAGGAAAGCTGCTGAGATGCTGACAAAAG